From the Besnoitia besnoiti strain Bb-Ger1 chromosome Unknown contig00031, whole genome shotgun sequence genome, the window tgactcgaaatgtagtcagtggatgggtaattatttgggtatacagtatgatcttcttgattattattggtagtgctattccacaagcgacttatatcttatatggtagattagctactatcgtatatcttactaccggattggttctatgcttatactaaatcaatagttataatgactacagcttccaagcaaacatgattaccgtgatattgaaatccaacacttttagctgtcttaagcagtccagtggggtggtggtgtactgcaatcataaagaacttggttgtctgtatctcataaccggagtcatcttcagtattctaggaactataatgtctttgtttattcgatttgagttatacagttctggatcgcggatcatttgtacagagacgatagctacttataatgtgataataacgatacatggcctagctatgatctttatgttcttaatgcctgctttgtacggaggatatggtaacttctttgtaccaatatatatttggtggttcggaagtcgttttcccaagaactaacgcgatctcctattttctagtaccattagtgaactcttttggtctgatcctaagtacgcagtgagctaactagatacaaggaacttgacaagcattaatagatttatataaacgacaaggacatgagtctactggattttataatacagggttgaactgtgggttagtttcaatgcccaaggcagagcactggattggataccagggaactgtgctcccattaataagaattattctaagtcaccaggcatgcaataccaatcagataacaactgaagctagactccatgttacacttactaaaatgggattcctagttgatataaactacctttttctgggagtatatactacgagttggactactggtttagatcttgaaggtctttgtttaccggatccaagttctcttgtgcttttcatgaccattcatgttaagtgcattaagtatagtggtatccagcgtatattttgaaaaaccaacatttgtatacaagctgtacgaatatcatgacattcactttggtagtcgccttcttaatgttagtctgtacggaatacacggatcggattcttgttggcctggcacctgtttagtaactggatgaacgctttttacgcctggtatgcatggataatactcgactcttctatagttttaacgctactgctgggactgtatattatgtacttacggtagtactatcaagctctttcttccaaatagatttcatggaaaacctaaaattcgcatgttttgattgacatttagccgctaatatacaatcatccaagatatatttatctatcgcaggttcggtctaatgtcc encodes:
- a CDS encoding uncharacterized protein (encoded by transcript BESB_051050), with protein sequence MSLFIRFELYSSGSRIICTETIATYNVIITIHGLAMIFMFLMPALYGGYGNFFVPIYIWWFGSRFPKN